A single genomic interval of Anopheles darlingi chromosome X, idAnoDarlMG_H_01, whole genome shotgun sequence harbors:
- the LOC125949744 gene encoding 39S ribosomal protein L9, mitochondrial, giving the protein MLGKFATGVSALLTRSTIPLLQNAGFTPKQYWTGTILNHASGKKYQAHSGTSKLLGALSTGPALCAAQPLLEQQTRNTFVLKRRTPPNLYKKNQKPGKLRGRHFVYELVENRTVIKKPNLEVILTAFVEGVGAKGDVVSLKPNVAYNQLLLPGLAVYKTPENLAKYATEKDETEKEIHSSAYAQRTVNKLESLILAVVMNKDHPWVIEPWHIRTALRKAGYYVPTEAIELPATPITGPDLLKQNKEFTVTITINNLEQARVRCRIHHWSTEPSNRLPYVFEHWKQEAEPLFGGA; this is encoded by the exons ATGTTGGGTAAATTTGCAACCGGCGTATCGGCGCTACTAACTAGATCGACCATTCCGTTGCTGCAG AACGCCGGCTTCACACCGAAACAGTACTGGACGGGCACGATTCTGAACCATGCATCGGGCAAAAAGTATCAGGCACACTCCGGCACTTCCAAACTGCTTGGAGCCCTGTCGACTGGCCCTGCGCTGTGTGCCGCGCAGCCCCTTTTGGAACAACAAACGCGA AACACGTTCGTGCTGAAGCGTCGCACGCCACCGAATCTGTACAAAAAGAACCAGAAACCGGGCAAGCTGCGAGGGCGCCACTTCGTGTACGAGCTGGTGGAAAATCGGACGGTGATAAAGAAGCCCAACCTCGAGGTCATCCTTACGGCGTTCGTCGAAGGTGTCGGTGCCAAGGGTGATGTGGTTTCTCTCAAGCCAAACGTTGCCTACAaccagttgctgctgcccggacTGGCTGTCTATAAGACACCGGAAAATCTAGCCAAGTATGCTACCGAAAAGGATGAAACGGAGAAAGAGATCCACAGTTCGGCGTATGCTCAGCGG ACAGTGAACAAGCTCGAAAGCCTCATCTTGGCCGTGGTCATGAACAAGGATCACCCGTGGGTTATCGAACCGTGGCACATCAGGACCGCGCTGCGGAAGGCAGGTTACTACGTACCAACGGAAGCGATCGAGCTGCCGGCCACACCGATTACGGGGCCGGATCTactgaagcaaaacaaagagtTTACCGTAACCATCACGATCAACAATCTCGAGCAGGCTCGGGTACGGTGTCGGATACACCACTGGAGCACCGAACCGAGCAACCGGCTGCCGTACGTCTTCGAACACTGGAAACAGGAGGCGGAACCGCTTTTCGGCGGCGCATGA
- the LOC125949616 gene encoding lysosomal Pro-X carboxypeptidase, giving the protein MILDRPLGRMLVILGLSVTLCCAPIDAAYQYQTKTLDVPIDHFTYTSNATFKLRYLLNDTYAKGSTDGPILLYAGNEGDIELFAQNTGFMWEIAPKLNATLLFAEHRYYGQSMPFGNRSYESPATLGYLTSEQALADYAYLLTVLNPPSNSTTKQARPVVVLGGSYGGMLAAWFRIKYPHLVVGAIAASAPIRQFQDLTPCGIFNQILTSVYHTAGQPECVDNIRRSWQLLTNYSATADGLRVLNEKFKFCTNLTKATDVTETLFEYLIDVYGNLAMINYPYESNFLAPVPAYPVREFCRPFDKNYTGTDLLDKFEQALSVYTNYTGKTTCLSLNASAAIGDRGWDFQACTEMVMPMCADGVNDMFPPQKWDLALYSESCHKQFGIRPHPQNAIINYGGQYLESSITNIVFSNGLLDPWSGGGVLRSSNDKIKIVLIPEGAHHIDLRAANPSDPETVVLAREKHYQSMREWIAEYRRLKHY; this is encoded by the exons ATGATCCTCGATCGGCCATTAGGGAGGATGCTGGTTATCTTGGGGTTATCAGTGACGCTGTGCTGCGCACCGATCGATGCCGCCTACCAGTATCAAACGAAAACGCTCGACGTTCCGATTGACCACTTCACCTACACCAGCAACGCGACATTTAAGCTCCG CTACCTTCTCAACGATACCTACGCCAAAGGGAGCACCGATGGGCCGATTTTGCTGTACGCCGGTAACGAGGGTGACATCGAGCTATTCGCCCAAAACACCGGCTTTATGTGGGAGATCGCGCCGAAGTTGAACGCGACGCTGCTGTTCGCCGAACATCGCTACTACGGTCAGTCGATGCCTTTCGGAAACCGTTCGTACGAATCACCGGCCACCCTGGGATACCTCACCTCCGAGCAAGCGCTTGCCGATTACGCCTACCTGCTGACGGTGCTCAATCCACCGAGCAACAGTACGACGAAGCAGGCTCGACCGGTGGTTGTGCTTGGTGGCTCGTACGGTGGCATGCTGGCCGCCTGGTTCCGGATTAAGTACCCACATCTGGTGGTTGGGGCGATCGCGGCATCCGCCCCGATACGCCAGTTCCAGGATCTCACACCGTGCGGCATCTTTAACCAGATACTTACCTCAGTATACCACACTGCTGGCCAGCCTGAGTGCGTCGACAATATCCGCCGGTCGTGGCAGCTGCTGACAAACTACTCCGCTACCGCTGACGGTTTGCGCGTCCTGAACGAGAAGTTCAAGTTCTGCACCAACCTCACCAAGGCTACCGATGTGACAGAAACGCTCTTCGAATATCTGATCGATGTTTACGGCAACCTGGCGATGATCAATTATCCGTACGAGTCGAACTTCCTCGCACCGGTGCCAGCATATCCGGTGCGCGAGTTTTGCCGCCCGTTCGATAAAAACTACACCGGAACTGATCTGCTCGATAAGTTCGAACAGGCGCTCAGCGTGTACACCAACTATACGGGCAAGACGACCTGCCTGAGCCTCAACGCGTCGGCTGCCATCGGTGATCGCGGATGGGACTTTCAGGCCTGCACCGAGATGGTGATGCCAATGTGCGCTGATGGTGTGAACGATATGTTCCCACCCCAGAAGTGGGACCTTGCACTGTACTCGGAGTCGTGCCACAAGCAATTTGGCATTCGGCCGCACCCACAGAACGCCATCATCAACTACGGTGGACAATATTTGGA GAGCAGCATCACGAACATCGTCTTCAGCAACGGTTTGCTTGATCCGTGGTCCGGCGGTGGTGTGCTACGGTCTAGCAACGATAAAATCAAGATCGTGCTTATTCCCGAGGGAGCCCACCATATCGATCTGCGGGCCGCTAACCCGAGCGATCCGGAAACGGTGGTACTAGCCCGCGAAAAACACTATCAGAGCATGCGCGAATGGATTGCCGAGTACCGGCGCCTGAAGCACTACTGA
- the LOC125952489 gene encoding mucin-5AC — protein sequence MDTAVLISCLALVGTLLIVLLLLCRLVQPYDIAWFLSNREDKLNLSKMRLYNANGYLMHSGSEILLGSTGSFRRFDSVDRDYKPQYHHHHHGQGPGSAPSAATVVAAAAGGAVVVPPWRHSIDDTTDTIPPQPLRPAPSPREAKLSRSEKPIHRQTSEPKPASRSIIISPIPRPVPRKQHSAPISFPLPLLASPRDKRTNQPAGPTTLTTSTNPFVVQEEEDGPLLGEDRRPPVTRGTTVRARPQPSPLSPPAAAAVRSPSLRTPQTSGSVSVFRSALKSANNPFLLDSPTLALNRHNQQNTNQQPQQQQQQQQQQQQPASCVFNFDPAMVHSLFNRPVPGLGTMVSPTPPPVQTTIASTPTMTTTTTCTVEEDPLRRAEKRLSKMENLRKMSRLIESNQLLLNIYQQFNRTITEQPEETAGAGAGARAGGGGGTPPSPSPPSVSQAETAGETTSPSAPSSTEPPPPPPSSSSSSSSSRPPSSATVVQLTGSGELVSPPVRPAGHNRYHDSPRTDALDCIRVPTVSRGIKHILRNRSFSETEFSERTLIKSFALLAEQEQPVGSAPHTVSHPSSQRDLTRGYVTSVGGGTGSGSGSGSSGASERTATAGSQRSVYQHRGSNETLHKTVSESFLGQYFSFGSERFRSGSSTVLPSSSCESVASQSSVVFADLVHADRSPTQPVAGYLCIALQPDKSGNTAGKQESELVLTVQEAKDLVAGAASVPTSDSATETETFVRVLLRRGAAAAANEDTVQTKVSRGPANRASFHETFSFWINANGPTGGNGERPTLAFQVYQSTAPGASTTSSGSHTLIGEAELQLTDAIQRPLTTWLKLSDASRCRPWPDLGELMFSLSYLPTAERLTVVVVKARNLALKAPRHPACPTNGNRRDSQAGGEPQAETTAAVPTADPPDSGGSVFVKVYLLQNDQKVSKKKTSVRRAERCPIYNEAIIFSVPPYLLNAVQIRLSVVQMLNRTEVVSNNGTPPPPSLDAGEPMLGRRKSSIKLVSLGHVIIGSGTTGKALRHWHQMLTALRKPVAMWHGLRSSSDRSKPPATDLDSDQPPKARSE from the exons ATGGATACGGCGGTGCTCATCTCCTGTCTGGCGCTGGTCGGCACGCTcctgatcgtgctgctgctgctgtgccggcTGGTGCAGCCGTACGACATCGCCTGGTTCCTGTCGAACCGCGAGGACAAGCTGAACCTCTCCAAGATGCGGCTCTACAACGCGAACGGCTATCTC ATGCACTCCGGTTCCGAGATTCTGCTCGGTTCGACCGGCAGCTTCCGGCGCTTCGACTCGGTCGATCGGGACTACAAACcgcaataccaccaccaccatcacgggcAAGGTCCAGGCAGCGCACCGTCGGCAGCGACggtggtagcagcggcagcgggtGGTGCAGTCGTGGTGCCACCCTGGCGGCACTCGATCGACGACACGACGGACACGATACCGCCGCAACCCCTCCGCCCAGCACCGTCACCGCGCGAGGCGAAGCTGTCCCGAAGCGAGAAGCCCATCCACCGCCAAAC atcggaaccgaaaccggcgtCCCGGTCGATCATTATCTCGCCCATACCGCGCCCGGTACCACGAAAGCAGCACTCGGCACCGATTTCCTTTCCTCTGCCCCTGCTGGCGTCACCGCGCGACAAAcggaccaaccagccagccgggccAACCACCCTTACCACCTCCACGAACCCGTTCGTCgtccaggaggaggaagatggtCCGCTGCTCGGTGAGGACCGACGACCGCCGGTGACTCGTGGGACAACGGTTCGAGCACgaccacaaccatcaccactatcaccaccagcagcagcagcagtacgtaGCCCTTCCCTTCGAACACCACAAACCAGTGGCAGTGTGTCGGTGTTCCGTTCAGCGCTCAAGTCGGCCAACAATCCCTTCCTGCTCGATTCACCGACGCTCGCCCTCAACCGGCACaatcaacaaaacaccaaccagcaaccacagcagcaacagcagcagcagcagcagcagcagcagccggcgtCCTGCGTGTTCAACTTCGATCCAGCAATGGTGCACTCGTTGTTTAACCGGCCCGTACCCGGCCTTGGAACGATGGTTtcaccaacaccgccaccggtgcagacgacgatcgcttcgacgccgacgatgacgacgacgacgacgtgtacGGTGGAGGAGGATCCGCTACGGCGGGCGGAGAAGCGGCTCAGCAAGATGGAGAACCTGCGGAAGATGTCGCGGTTGATCGAGAgcaatcagctgctgctcaacaTCTACCAGCAGTTTAACCGCACGATTACGGAGCAACCGGAGGAGACGGcgggagctggtgctggtgctcgtgctggtggtggtggtggtacaccaccatcaccgtcgccaccgtcggtgTCGCAGGCGGAGACCGCAGGCGAGACCACTTCGCCGTcggcaccgagcagcaccgaaccgccaccgccaccgccgtcgtcgtcctcgtcgtcgtcgtcgtcgcgtcctcCTTCTTCCGCAACCGTCGTGCAGCTGACCGGAAGTGGTGAGCTGGTGTCACCACCAGTGCGCCCCGCCGGTCACAACCGGTACCACGATTCGCCCCGTACCGACGCGCTCGACTGCATCCGCGTACCGACCGTGTCCCGTGGCATCAAACACATCCTCCGGAATCGATCCTTCTCCGAGACGGAGTTCAGCGAGCGGACACTGATCAAATCGTTTGCGCTGCTGGCCGAACAGGAGCAACCGGTCGGTTCAGCGCCACACACGGTATCGCACCCTTCGTCCCAGCGTGATCTAACCCGTGGGTACGTCAcgagtgttggtggtggaaccggttccggttccggttctggttcttccggtgcgagcgagagaaccGCAACGGCTGGTAGCCAACGGTCGGTGTACCAGCACCGAGGTAGCAACGAGACGCTGCACAAGACGGTCTCGGAGTCGTTCCTCGGTCAGTACTTCTCCTTCGGTTCCGAGCGGTTCCGAAGCGGTTCGTCGACCGTGctaccgtcgtcatcgtgcgaGTCCGTCGCCTCGCAGTCATCGGTCGTGTTTGCCGATCTGGTGCACGCCGACCGTAGCCCGACGCAACCGGTCGCCGGTTACCTCTGCATCGCGCTGCAACCGGACAa AAGCGGCAACACGGCCGGGAAGCAGGAGTCGGAGCTGGTCCTTACGGTGCAGGAGGCGAAGGACCTCGTCGCTGGTGCGGCCAGTGTGCCGACCAGCGATTCAGCGACCGAGACGGAAACGTTCGTCCGTGTGTTGCTGCGGaggggggcagcagcagcagcaaacgaggaCACAGTGCAGACCAAGGTCAGCCGGGGGCCCGCGAATCGGGCGAGCTTCCACGAAACGTTCAGCTTCTGGATCAACGCCAACGGGCCGACGGGCGGTAACGGCGAGCGGCCGACGCTCGCATTCCAGGTGTACCAGAGTAcggcaccaggcgcctccaccaccagcagcggctcGCACACACTCATAG GTGAGGCGGAGCTGCAGCTGACCGACGCCATACAGCGACCGCTGACCACCTGGTTGAAGCTGAGCGATGCTAGCCGGTGCCGCCCTTGGCCCGACCTTGGCGAACTCATGTTTTCCCTCAGCTACCTACCGACGGCGGAGCGgctcacggtggtggtggtgaaggcaCGCAATCTGGCCCTCAAAGCACCGCGGCACCCGGCTTGCCCAACCAATGGCAACCGGCGGGACAGCCAGGCGGGAGGGGAACCGCAGGCGGAAACAACCGCCGCGGTCCCCACGGCGGACCCCCCGGACTCCGGTGGCAGCGTGTTCGTGAAG GTTTACCTGCTGCAGAATGATCAGAAGgtttcgaagaagaagacctCGGTGAGGCGGGCGGAACGCTGTCCGATCTACAACGAGGCGATCATCTTCAGCGTGCCACCCTACCTCCTGAATGCCGTACAGATACGCCTGTCGGTGGTGCAGATGCTGAACCGAACGGAGGTGGTGTCCAACAACGggacgccgccgccaccgtcactcGATGCTGGGGAACCGATGCTCGGTCGGCGCAAGTCCAGCATCAAGCTGGTATCGCTCGGGCACGTCATCATCGGTAGCGGTACGACCGGTAAGGCGCTGCGCCACTGGCACCAGATGCTGACGGCACTCCGTAAGCCGGTAGCGATGTGGCACGGTTTGCGCAGCTCCTCGGATCGCAGCAAGCCGCCAGCCACCGATCTCGACTCGGACCAACCACCCAAGGCACGCAGCGAATGA